One Desulfocurvibacter africanus subsp. africanus DSM 2603 genomic region harbors:
- a CDS encoding PAS domain S-box protein: MAGKGKKRNILYINSYQNGYIWSDTILDGIRQTFVQSGLQIDLQVEYLDAKKHPDYAVREQLRALMAVKFRNIDFDAVIVSDNDAFSFALDYRQELFPGVPLVFCGVNHFDSETIAGQAAVTGVLEHTRVAETLKLAMRLHPGRKRLLVIGDESTTSVAIEAQVRDAMPQFKDRLIFDYRRVNNMEELTRTVETADRNTIIYHIPYYMDEGGTFLTPWEVEAAVAEMTDVPIYSGWVFLLGHGMLGGMLLSGEHQGHLAAQMVLDILAGKSPDDIPVLERTDEQYYFDNDVLARHGIPHDRLPAGSIIINQPKPFYELEKPVFWTIMASLGVLTAVLFFLALNIRQRKYAERRLKDQLYFMELLMDTIPTPIYFRSKSGAYTDFNKAFQRWFGTDRDALNATLPKEIKAAGGSRLRNPATLSDAADKELLARPGVRVYEQVLESIDGKRHNVLMHKATYRNASGEVEGLVGVLYDFTDRHKAEEDLRRAEEKYRSIFENSALGIFRVTAEGDWLDANPALAHMLGYATPVALMTSGRTILADLHCAELEALAVTAADRPGAAAFECRLTRVDGQELAVRAYLRSITSEDGSSTRLEGIVEDVTSRRKAERDLRDSQKMLRMVLDNIPQLVFWKDKDLRYMGANKSFADFFGLSDQDEIIGKTNRDLLPRVIDALAAERLDAEVMHENRSCPRTPLELKMANGEMVIVELTKLPLHDYEGRVIGVLSTAEDVTRKVSLERQLLQSQKMEAIGTFVSGIAHDFNNILTTIINSAELALLDLPEESEPAEDVRRALNAAQQGSHLVSQIHTYSRPTREGFLPTEVAATVQQALGLIRASLPGNIRLREDVEPSLGLCLADPTQLRQVVMNLCTNAFQALRETGGVIEVGLHRVELQPERADLLALAPGEFLCLSVSDNGPGIPPSIASKIFDPFFTTKSMGEGTGLGLAVVQGIVKGHKGAISLSSEPWVKTRFEIFLPYEDEGAQPKELAERPTPSGSERILFVEDDLDQLETIPKVLGRLGYSVVACRGADAALAALSSGDKDARFDLVVTDFDMPEATGVDFSRTLHQIRPGLPVILVSGRRGAIDAAMGVTNIRHVLTKPYSGRGLSEAIRAVLDAVPAEV, encoded by the coding sequence ATGGCCGGCAAAGGCAAGAAGCGAAATATCCTTTATATCAATTCCTACCAGAACGGCTACATCTGGTCGGACACGATTCTTGACGGCATCCGCCAAACGTTTGTCCAAAGCGGACTTCAGATCGACCTGCAGGTCGAATACCTTGATGCCAAAAAGCACCCGGACTATGCCGTGCGTGAACAACTGCGCGCTCTCATGGCCGTGAAGTTCAGAAACATCGACTTCGACGCGGTGATCGTTTCCGACAATGATGCCTTCAGCTTCGCCCTGGATTACCGCCAGGAACTGTTCCCCGGGGTCCCGCTGGTCTTCTGCGGCGTCAACCATTTTGATTCGGAAACGATTGCCGGCCAGGCCGCCGTTACCGGCGTACTTGAGCATACCCGCGTGGCGGAGACCCTGAAGCTCGCCATGCGCCTGCATCCAGGCCGCAAGCGGCTGCTGGTCATCGGCGACGAGTCCACCACATCCGTGGCCATCGAGGCCCAGGTGCGCGACGCCATGCCCCAGTTCAAAGATCGACTCATTTTCGATTACCGCAGGGTGAACAACATGGAGGAGCTCACCCGGACTGTGGAAACGGCCGACCGAAACACCATCATCTACCATATCCCCTATTATATGGATGAAGGCGGGACATTCCTGACACCCTGGGAAGTCGAGGCTGCCGTAGCGGAAATGACCGACGTGCCCATCTACAGCGGATGGGTTTTCCTGCTTGGGCACGGCATGCTGGGCGGCATGCTCCTCTCGGGCGAGCATCAGGGCCATCTGGCGGCCCAGATGGTCCTGGATATCCTGGCCGGCAAGTCGCCTGACGACATCCCAGTGCTGGAGCGCACCGACGAGCAGTACTACTTCGACAACGACGTCCTCGCGCGCCATGGCATTCCCCATGACCGACTGCCTGCGGGAAGCATCATCATCAACCAGCCCAAGCCCTTCTACGAATTGGAAAAACCTGTTTTCTGGACCATCATGGCCAGCCTGGGCGTGCTCACGGCGGTGCTCTTCTTCCTGGCCCTGAACATCCGCCAGCGCAAATACGCCGAGCGCAGACTCAAGGACCAGCTCTATTTCATGGAGCTGCTCATGGACACCATTCCCACACCAATCTACTTCCGCAGCAAGTCCGGGGCTTATACCGACTTCAACAAGGCCTTTCAGCGCTGGTTCGGCACGGACCGCGATGCGCTGAACGCCACGCTGCCCAAGGAGATCAAGGCCGCCGGAGGCTCGCGGCTGCGCAATCCAGCGACATTGTCCGACGCGGCGGACAAGGAGCTTTTGGCCAGGCCGGGCGTGCGCGTCTACGAACAGGTCCTGGAGAGCATAGACGGTAAGCGCCATAACGTGCTCATGCACAAGGCCACCTATCGCAACGCCAGTGGGGAGGTGGAGGGTCTTGTGGGCGTGCTCTACGACTTTACGGATCGCCATAAAGCCGAGGAAGATCTGCGGCGGGCCGAGGAAAAGTACCGCTCCATCTTCGAGAATTCGGCGCTGGGCATATTCCGCGTGACCGCCGAAGGCGACTGGCTGGACGCCAACCCAGCCCTTGCCCATATGCTCGGCTACGCAACGCCGGTTGCACTTATGACTTCCGGGCGCACGATCCTGGCCGATCTGCATTGCGCCGAGTTGGAGGCCTTGGCCGTGACGGCCGCGGACCGCCCCGGCGCCGCGGCCTTTGAATGCCGCCTTACGCGCGTCGATGGCCAGGAGCTTGCGGTGCGGGCGTATCTTCGGTCGATAACATCCGAGGACGGCAGCTCGACCCGCCTGGAAGGAATCGTTGAGGACGTGACCTCGCGCCGCAAGGCCGAACGCGATCTGCGCGACTCGCAGAAAATGCTGCGTATGGTTCTTGATAACATCCCGCAGCTTGTGTTCTGGAAAGACAAAGACCTGCGCTACATGGGAGCCAACAAATCCTTCGCCGATTTCTTCGGCCTGTCTGATCAGGACGAAATCATCGGCAAGACAAACCGCGACCTGCTTCCCCGCGTAATCGACGCTCTTGCCGCCGAGCGGCTGGATGCGGAGGTCATGCACGAAAACCGTTCCTGTCCGCGCACGCCCCTAGAGCTAAAAATGGCTAACGGCGAAATGGTCATCGTGGAGCTGACCAAGCTGCCGCTGCATGATTACGAGGGCCGGGTCATCGGCGTGCTCTCCACCGCCGAGGACGTAACCCGCAAGGTCAGCCTGGAACGCCAGCTCCTACAGTCCCAGAAGATGGAAGCCATCGGCACTTTCGTCAGCGGCATCGCCCATGACTTCAACAACATCCTGACCACGATCATCAACTCCGCCGAGCTGGCTCTACTGGATTTGCCGGAAGAGTCCGAGCCGGCCGAAGACGTGCGGCGGGCCCTGAACGCCGCCCAGCAGGGCAGCCATCTTGTGAGCCAGATCCATACCTACAGCCGACCCACGCGCGAGGGCTTCCTGCCCACGGAGGTCGCCGCGACCGTGCAGCAGGCCCTGGGGCTTATTCGCGCCAGTCTGCCCGGCAACATCCGCCTGCGGGAGGATGTGGAACCATCCTTGGGGCTTTGCCTGGCCGACCCGACCCAGCTGCGACAAGTTGTCATGAACCTGTGCACTAACGCTTTCCAGGCCTTGCGGGAGACCGGTGGGGTTATCGAGGTCGGGCTTCACCGCGTGGAGCTGCAACCCGAGCGGGCCGATCTGCTCGCCTTGGCCCCTGGCGAGTTTCTGTGCTTGAGTGTAAGCGATAACGGACCCGGCATTCCGCCTTCCATCGCGTCCAAGATATTCGACCCCTTCTTCACCACCAAAAGCATGGGTGAAGGCACGGGTTTGGGATTGGCCGTGGTTCAGGGCATCGTCAAGGGTCATAAGGGAGCCATCTCCCTGTCCAGCGAGCCTTGGGTCAAGACGCGTTTCGAGATATTCCTGCCCTACGAGGACGAGGGAGCCCAGCCCAAAGAGCTGGCCGAGCGTCCCACACCCTCGGGCAGCGAACGCATTCTCTTCGTGGAGGATGATCTGGATCAGTTGGAAACCATCCCCAAGGTCCTGGGACGCCTGGGCTACAGCGTCGTGGCCTGCCGCGGCGCGGACGCGGCCTTGGCGGCCTTGTCCTCCGGTGATAAGGACGCACGGTTCGATCTCGTGGTCACGGACTTCGACATGCCCGAGGCTACAGGCGTTGATTTCTCGCGCACTCTGCATCAGATTCGCCCAGGCTTGCCGGTGATCCTGGTTTCAGGCCGACGTGGAGCGATCGATGCGGCCATGGGGGTTACCAACATTCGGCACGTATTGACCAAGCCCTACAGCGGCAGAGGTCTATCCGAAGCCATTCGGGCTGTGCTCGATGCCGTTCCGGCGGAGGTCTAA
- the rpsG gene encoding 30S ribosomal protein S7 yields MPRKGPVPTREVLPDPLYSSVLVSRFMNRLMYQGKKGVAEKIFYKCMDFLGEKTGDQPLDAFEKALSNVKPHLEVKSRRVGGATYQVPVEVRPDRQVSLAIRWLINYSRSRGEKGMASKLSAELLDAYHGRGGAVKKREDVHKMADANKAFAHYRW; encoded by the coding sequence ATGCCCCGTAAAGGTCCGGTTCCCACTCGCGAAGTTCTTCCCGATCCGCTCTACAGCAGCGTGCTCGTCAGCCGTTTTATGAATAGGCTGATGTACCAGGGTAAGAAGGGTGTGGCCGAGAAAATTTTCTACAAGTGCATGGATTTCCTTGGTGAGAAGACTGGCGATCAGCCTCTGGATGCCTTCGAGAAGGCTCTGAGCAACGTTAAGCCTCACCTGGAAGTCAAGTCTCGCCGCGTCGGTGGCGCGACCTATCAGGTCCCCGTCGAGGTGCGCCCCGATCGTCAGGTGTCCCTGGCCATTCGCTGGCTCATCAACTACTCCCGCTCCCGCGGTGAGAAGGGTATGGCCAGCAAGCTTTCCGCCGAGTTGCTGGATGCTTATCATGGCCGCGGCGGCGCCGTTAAGAAACGCGAAGACGTGCACAAGATGGCGGACGCCAACAAGGCCTTCGCGCATTAC
- a CDS encoding sigma-54-dependent transcriptional regulator, whose protein sequence is MVDKAMSTATPTVLVIDDDPQVSQTLQRIVARMGLASLRASSLAEGRKLLSERDVEVVFLDVRLPDGNGLDALPAIIGSPSSPEVIILTGQGDPDGAELAIEGGVWDYLVKPTSIKDTMLSLERALKYHQQKKSCRPAPVALNLNGVVGSGSGMRACFDLVAQAARSDAGALITGETGTGKELLARTIHANSARANRAFVVVDCASLTENLVESALFGHKKGAFTGADRDSIGLIRTADGGTLFLDEVGELPLTIQKAFLRVLQEKRFRPLGDVHETTSDFRLLAATNRNLAAMVEQGSFRSDLLFRLKTIYITVPPLRERSEDIKPLAMYHVNRLCDRYGVPNKGFDPELFDYLRAYSWPGNVRELFNVLEMAFVSSGESKVLYAMHLPNEVRIAVTRASLHKGTRMSQDDLAQKAPAATLTPPTVESGSMTLREYKTSMEKDYLEKLSATCGNDVEAMLSASGLSKSHLYSLLKKHSIALKAE, encoded by the coding sequence ATGGTCGACAAGGCAATGAGCACGGCCACGCCCACGGTGCTGGTCATCGACGATGATCCCCAGGTAAGTCAGACCTTGCAGCGCATTGTGGCGCGCATGGGTCTGGCGAGCCTGCGCGCGTCCTCGCTTGCCGAGGGCCGAAAGCTGTTGAGCGAGCGAGATGTGGAGGTGGTATTCCTGGATGTGCGCCTGCCCGACGGCAACGGCCTGGACGCCCTGCCCGCAATCATCGGCTCGCCCTCCTCGCCCGAGGTCATCATCCTCACGGGCCAGGGAGATCCCGACGGCGCGGAACTGGCCATCGAAGGCGGTGTTTGGGATTATCTGGTCAAGCCCACCTCCATCAAGGACACCATGCTCAGTTTGGAGCGGGCCCTGAAATACCATCAACAAAAGAAGAGCTGCAGGCCTGCTCCCGTGGCCCTGAATCTGAACGGAGTCGTCGGTTCCGGGTCGGGCATGCGCGCGTGTTTCGACTTGGTGGCCCAGGCCGCCCGCTCGGACGCTGGCGCGCTCATCACCGGCGAGACGGGCACGGGCAAGGAGCTGCTGGCCCGCACCATCCACGCCAACAGCGCCCGCGCGAATCGCGCCTTCGTGGTGGTGGACTGCGCCTCGCTCACCGAGAACTTGGTCGAGAGCGCCCTGTTCGGTCACAAGAAAGGCGCCTTCACGGGCGCGGACCGCGACAGCATCGGCCTTATCCGCACGGCCGACGGCGGCACACTGTTTCTGGATGAAGTAGGCGAGCTGCCCTTGACCATCCAGAAGGCATTCCTGCGCGTCCTGCAAGAGAAGCGCTTCCGCCCATTGGGCGATGTGCATGAGACGACCAGCGACTTCCGGCTCCTTGCCGCTACCAACCGCAATCTCGCGGCAATGGTCGAGCAAGGCTCCTTCCGCTCGGATCTGCTCTTCCGGCTCAAGACCATCTACATTACCGTCCCTCCGCTGCGGGAGCGGTCCGAGGATATCAAGCCCCTGGCCATGTATCACGTCAATCGCCTTTGTGATCGTTACGGCGTGCCCAACAAGGGCTTTGACCCGGAACTGTTCGATTACCTGCGGGCCTACTCCTGGCCTGGCAACGTGCGTGAACTGTTCAATGTGCTGGAGATGGCCTTCGTCTCGTCGGGCGAAAGCAAAGTGCTCTATGCCATGCACCTGCCCAATGAGGTACGCATCGCCGTGACAAGGGCCAGTCTGCACAAAGGCACCCGCATGTCTCAGGACGACCTCGCTCAAAAGGCTCCGGCTGCCACCCTTACCCCACCTACGGTCGAATCAGGCAGCATGACGCTCCGCGAATACAAGACGTCCATGGAGAAAGACTACCTGGAAAAGCTGTCGGCCACGTGCGGCAACGACGTGGAGGCTATGTTGTCCGCCTCCGGCCTATCCAAGTCGCACCTCTACTCACTGCTCAAGAAACACTCCATCGCTTTGAAAGCCGAGTAG
- the nifJ gene encoding pyruvate:ferredoxin (flavodoxin) oxidoreductase encodes MGKKMMTTDGNTATAHVAYAMSEVAAIYPITPSSTMGEEADDWAAQGRKNIFGQTLTIREMQSEAGAAGAVHGALAAGALTTTFTASQGLLLMIPNMYKISGELLPGVFHVTARAIAAHALSIFGDHQDIYAARQTGFAMLASSSVQEAHDMALVAHLAAIESNVPFMHFFDGFRTSHEIQKIEVLDYADMASLVNQKALAEFRAKSMNPEHPHVRGTAQNPDIYFQGREAANPYYLKVPGIVAEYMQKVASLTGRSYKLFDYVGAPDAERVIVSMGSSCETIEEVINHLAAKGEKIGLIKVRLYRPFVSEAFFAALPASAKVITVLDRTKEPGAPGDPLYLDVCSAFVERGEAMPKILAGRYGLGSKEFSPAMVKSVYDNMSGAKKNHFTVGIEDDVTGTSLPVDNAFADTTPKGTIQCQFWGLGADGTVGANKQAIKIIGDNTDLFAQGYFSYDSKKSGGITISHLRFGEKPIQSTYLVNRADYVACHNPAYVGIYDILEGIKDGGTFVLNSPWSSLEDMDKHLPSGIKRTIANKKLKFYNIDAVKIATDVGLGGRINMIMQTAFFKLAGVLPFEKAVDLLKKSIHKAYGKKGEKIVKMNTDAVDQAVTSLQEFKYPDSWKDAPAETKAEPMTNEFFKNVVKPILTQQGDKLPVSAFEADGRFPLGTSQFEKRGVAINVPQWVPENCIQCNQCAFVCPHSAILPVLAKEEELVGAPANFTALEAKGKELKGYKFRIQINTLDCMGCGNCADICPPKEKALVMQPLDTQRDAQVPNLEYAARIPVKSEVLPRDSLKGSQFQEPLMEFSGACSGCGETPYVRVITQLFGERMFIANATGCSSIWGASAPSMPYKTNRLGQGPAWGNSLFEDAAEYGFGMNMSMFARRTHLADLAAKALESDASGDVKEALQGWLAGKNDPIKSKEYGDKLKKLLAGQKDGLLGQIAAMSDLYTKKSVWIFGGDGWAYDIGYGGLDHVLASGEDVNVFVMDTEVYSNTGGQSSKATPTGAVAKFAAAGKRTGKKDLARMVMTYGYVYVATVSMGYSKQQFLKVLKEAESFPGPSLVIAYATCINQGLRKGMGKSQDVMNTAVKSGYWPLFRYDPRLAAQGKNPFQLDSKAPDGSVEEFLMAQNRFAVLDRSFPEDAKRLRAQVAHELDVRFKELERMAATNIFESFAPAGGKADGSVDFGEGAEFCTRDDTPMMARPDSGEACDQNRAGTSEQQGDLSKRTKK; translated from the coding sequence ATGGGAAAGAAAATGATGACGACTGATGGCAATACAGCGACAGCGCACGTGGCGTATGCCATGAGCGAAGTCGCCGCCATCTACCCCATCACCCCTTCCTCGACCATGGGCGAGGAGGCTGACGACTGGGCGGCGCAAGGACGCAAGAACATCTTTGGCCAGACCCTGACCATACGCGAAATGCAGTCCGAGGCCGGCGCCGCCGGCGCGGTGCACGGGGCCCTGGCGGCCGGCGCCCTGACCACGACCTTCACGGCGTCGCAGGGTCTGCTGCTGATGATCCCCAACATGTACAAGATCTCCGGCGAACTTCTGCCCGGCGTGTTCCACGTCACCGCCCGCGCCATCGCCGCGCACGCCCTGTCCATCTTCGGTGACCACCAGGATATCTACGCCGCGCGCCAGACAGGCTTCGCCATGCTCGCCTCCAGCTCGGTGCAGGAGGCCCACGACATGGCCCTGGTGGCCCACTTGGCGGCCATCGAGTCCAACGTGCCGTTCATGCACTTCTTCGACGGATTCCGCACCTCGCACGAAATCCAGAAGATCGAGGTCCTGGACTACGCGGACATGGCCTCGCTGGTGAACCAGAAGGCCCTGGCGGAATTCCGCGCCAAGTCCATGAACCCCGAGCACCCCCACGTGCGCGGCACGGCCCAGAACCCCGACATCTACTTCCAGGGTCGCGAGGCAGCCAACCCCTACTACCTCAAGGTGCCCGGCATCGTTGCCGAGTACATGCAGAAGGTCGCCTCCCTCACGGGCCGCAGCTACAAGCTCTTTGACTACGTGGGTGCTCCCGACGCCGAGCGCGTCATCGTGTCCATGGGCTCCTCGTGCGAGACCATCGAGGAGGTCATCAACCACCTCGCGGCCAAGGGCGAAAAGATCGGCCTGATCAAGGTCCGCCTGTACAGGCCCTTCGTAAGCGAGGCCTTCTTCGCTGCTCTGCCCGCTTCGGCCAAGGTCATCACGGTCCTCGACCGCACCAAGGAACCCGGCGCGCCCGGCGATCCGCTCTACCTCGACGTGTGCTCGGCCTTCGTGGAGCGCGGCGAAGCCATGCCCAAGATCCTGGCCGGCCGCTACGGCCTGGGTTCCAAGGAATTCAGCCCGGCCATGGTCAAGTCCGTGTACGACAACATGTCCGGCGCTAAGAAGAACCACTTCACCGTGGGCATCGAAGACGACGTGACCGGCACTTCGCTGCCGGTGGACAACGCCTTCGCCGACACCACGCCCAAGGGCACCATCCAGTGCCAGTTCTGGGGCCTCGGCGCCGACGGCACTGTGGGCGCCAACAAGCAGGCCATCAAGATCATCGGCGACAACACGGACCTGTTTGCCCAGGGTTACTTCTCCTACGACTCCAAGAAATCGGGCGGCATCACCATCTCGCACCTGCGCTTCGGCGAGAAGCCCATCCAGTCCACCTACCTGGTCAACAGGGCCGACTATGTCGCCTGTCACAACCCGGCCTATGTGGGCATCTACGACATCCTCGAAGGCATCAAGGATGGCGGAACCTTCGTGCTCAACTCGCCTTGGAGCAGCCTCGAGGACATGGACAAGCACCTGCCCTCCGGCATCAAGCGCACCATCGCGAACAAGAAGCTCAAGTTCTACAACATCGACGCGGTGAAAATCGCCACCGATGTGGGACTGGGCGGCCGCATCAACATGATCATGCAGACGGCCTTCTTCAAGCTGGCCGGAGTGCTGCCCTTCGAAAAGGCCGTGGATCTGCTCAAGAAGTCCATCCACAAGGCCTACGGCAAAAAGGGCGAGAAGATCGTCAAGATGAACACCGACGCCGTGGACCAGGCCGTCACCTCCCTGCAGGAATTCAAGTATCCGGATTCCTGGAAGGACGCTCCCGCTGAGACCAAGGCCGAGCCCATGACGAACGAGTTCTTCAAGAACGTCGTCAAGCCCATCCTGACCCAGCAGGGCGACAAGCTGCCGGTGAGCGCCTTCGAGGCCGACGGCCGTTTCCCCCTCGGCACCAGCCAGTTCGAGAAGCGCGGCGTGGCCATCAACGTGCCGCAGTGGGTCCCCGAGAACTGCATCCAGTGCAACCAGTGCGCCTTCGTCTGTCCGCACAGCGCCATCCTGCCCGTGCTGGCCAAGGAAGAGGAGTTGGTCGGCGCGCCGGCGAACTTCACGGCCCTGGAAGCCAAGGGCAAGGAGCTCAAGGGCTACAAGTTCCGCATCCAGATCAACACCCTGGACTGCATGGGCTGCGGCAACTGCGCCGACATCTGTCCGCCCAAGGAAAAGGCTCTGGTCATGCAGCCCCTGGATACCCAGCGCGACGCGCAGGTGCCCAACCTGGAGTACGCAGCGCGCATCCCGGTCAAATCCGAGGTGCTGCCGCGCGACTCGCTCAAGGGCAGCCAGTTCCAGGAGCCTCTCATGGAATTCTCGGGCGCCTGCTCGGGCTGCGGCGAGACGCCCTACGTGCGCGTCATCACCCAGCTCTTCGGCGAGCGCATGTTCATTGCCAACGCCACGGGTTGCTCGTCCATCTGGGGCGCGTCGGCTCCTTCCATGCCTTACAAGACCAACCGCCTCGGACAAGGCCCGGCCTGGGGTAACTCCCTGTTCGAAGACGCGGCCGAATACGGCTTCGGCATGAACATGTCCATGTTCGCCCGCCGCACGCATTTGGCCGATCTTGCCGCCAAGGCCCTGGAGAGCGATGCCTCCGGCGATGTCAAGGAAGCCCTGCAGGGCTGGCTTGCCGGCAAGAACGATCCCATCAAGTCCAAGGAATACGGCGACAAGCTCAAGAAGCTGCTGGCTGGTCAGAAGGATGGTCTGCTCGGACAGATCGCCGCCATGTCCGACCTGTACACCAAGAAGAGCGTGTGGATCTTCGGTGGCGACGGCTGGGCCTACGACATCGGTTACGGCGGCCTGGACCATGTGCTCGCCTCGGGCGAGGACGTGAACGTCTTCGTCATGGATACCGAGGTCTACTCCAACACCGGCGGCCAGTCCTCCAAGGCAACGCCCACGGGCGCCGTGGCCAAGTTCGCGGCGGCCGGCAAGCGTACCGGCAAGAAGGACCTGGCGCGCATGGTCATGACCTACGGCTACGTCTACGTGGCTACGGTCTCCATGGGTTACAGCAAGCAGCAGTTCCTCAAGGTGCTCAAGGAAGCCGAAAGCTTCCCCGGCCCCTCGCTGGTCATCGCCTATGCTACCTGCATCAACCAGGGTCTGCGCAAGGGCATGGGCAAGAGCCAGGACGTCATGAACACCGCGGTCAAGTCCGGTTACTGGCCGCTGTTCCGCTACGATCCGCGCTTGGCCGCCCAGGGCAAGAACCCCTTCCAGCTCGACTCCAAGGCTCCTGACGGTTCCGTCGAGGAGTTCCTGATGGCCCAGAACCGCTTCGCCGTCCTCGATCGGTCCTTCCCCGAGGACGCCAAGAGACTGCGCGCCCAGGTCGCTCACGAATTGGACGTGCGTTTCAAGGAGTTGGAGCGCATGGCCGCCACGAACATCTTCGAGTCCTTCGCGCCAGCGGGCGGCAAGGCCGATGGTTCGGTGGATTTCGGCGAAGGTGCGGAGTTCTGCACGCGCGACGATACGCCCATGATGGCCCGACCTGATTCCGGTGAGGCCTGCGACCAGAACCGCGCTGGCACGAGCGAACAGCAGGGAGACCTCAGCAAGCGGACGAAGAAGTAG
- a CDS encoding L-lactate permease, translating into MQWVQEYNPLGNILLSAFVAAIPLCILFYMLAVRRSKGHLAALAATGAAILLAMVFWGMPAELALDATAYGAAFGVFPIVWIVVTAIWVYNMTVESGEFEIIKNSLACITEDRRLQAIFIAFAFGSFIEGTAGFGTPVAITAAMLVGLGFNPLYAAGICLIANTAPVAFGAIGIPIVVAAKVTDLDLMTISRTVGRQLPLLSLIVPLWLSVTMCGFRRSLEVLPAILVAGACFAGSQFLVSNYMGPYLPDIISAIVTIAGLGAFLKVWQPKSIWRFADEPAATQARATCAYSRTEVIRAWLPWLVLALMVFLWGLEDIKNFLNSIFALSFEWPGLHDAVLKDSPIAATDTSYPATYAFNLLSAAGTAILFAGLIAVFILPRYGLGKATACFGRTAFQLRYPIMTIAMILGLAYIMNYSGMSSTMGLAFTLTGPMFPFFSPILGWLGVFLTGSDTSSNALFGALQKTTAQQIGVSPELCVAANASGGVAGKMISPQSISVATAATRLVGHEGDLFRFTLFHSIAMVLVMSVLTLMQAYTLRWTLP; encoded by the coding sequence ATGCAATGGGTTCAGGAATATAATCCCTTGGGGAATATCCTCCTGTCCGCCTTCGTGGCGGCCATTCCGCTCTGTATTCTCTTCTATATGCTCGCGGTGCGGCGGTCCAAAGGGCACCTTGCAGCCCTTGCCGCGACCGGCGCCGCCATCCTGCTCGCAATGGTTTTCTGGGGCATGCCCGCCGAGCTGGCGCTCGACGCCACGGCGTATGGTGCGGCTTTCGGCGTTTTCCCCATCGTCTGGATCGTCGTCACGGCCATCTGGGTCTACAACATGACCGTTGAGTCCGGCGAATTCGAGATCATCAAGAACTCGCTGGCCTGCATCACGGAAGACCGCCGGCTGCAAGCCATCTTCATTGCCTTCGCCTTCGGCTCCTTCATCGAGGGCACGGCCGGATTCGGCACGCCCGTGGCCATCACCGCGGCGATGCTCGTGGGCCTGGGCTTCAACCCTCTATATGCCGCCGGCATTTGCCTCATCGCCAACACCGCCCCAGTGGCCTTCGGAGCCATCGGCATTCCCATCGTGGTCGCGGCCAAGGTCACTGACCTGGACCTGATGACCATCAGCAGGACCGTCGGCCGACAGCTGCCGCTTCTGTCTCTCATCGTGCCCCTGTGGCTATCGGTAACCATGTGCGGCTTCAGGCGCTCCCTGGAAGTTCTGCCGGCCATCCTTGTGGCCGGAGCGTGCTTCGCGGGCTCACAGTTCCTGGTCTCCAATTACATGGGCCCGTATTTGCCCGACATCATTTCGGCCATCGTGACTATCGCGGGACTGGGCGCCTTTCTCAAAGTCTGGCAGCCAAAGTCCATCTGGCGCTTCGCCGACGAACCGGCAGCCACACAGGCGCGCGCCACCTGCGCGTACTCCCGGACCGAGGTCATCCGCGCCTGGCTGCCCTGGCTGGTGCTTGCCTTGATGGTCTTCCTGTGGGGCCTGGAAGATATCAAAAATTTCCTGAATTCCATTTTCGCTCTGTCATTCGAGTGGCCCGGTCTGCATGACGCCGTGCTCAAGGACTCGCCCATCGCGGCGACCGACACGTCCTACCCGGCTACCTACGCCTTCAATCTCCTGTCTGCCGCGGGCACGGCCATCCTCTTCGCCGGCCTTATCGCGGTTTTCATCCTGCCCAGGTATGGTTTGGGTAAGGCCACGGCCTGTTTCGGCCGCACAGCGTTCCAGCTGCGCTACCCCATCATGACAATCGCCATGATCCTGGGCTTGGCCTATATCATGAACTACTCGGGCATGAGTTCGACCATGGGGCTGGCTTTTACGCTTACGGGTCCCATGTTCCCGTTCTTCTCGCCCATCCTGGGCTGGCTGGGCGTCTTCCTGACCGGCTCGGACACATCATCCAATGCTCTGTTCGGCGCACTGCAGAAAACCACCGCGCAACAAATCGGCGTATCTCCCGAGCTGTGCGTGGCGGCCAACGCATCCGGCGGCGTCGCCGGCAAGATGATATCGCCCCAATCCATCTCCGTGGCCACCGCCGCCACCCGGCTTGTGGGCCATGAGGGCGACCTTTTTCGCTTCACCCTTTTTCACTCCATCGCCATGGTCCTGGTCATGAGCGTTCTCACGCTCATGCAGGCTTACACGTTGCGCTGGACATTGCCCTAG
- the rpsL gene encoding 30S ribosomal protein S12 has protein sequence MPTINQLVRKQRELQVKRKKTPALQACPQRRGVCTRVYTTTPKKPNSALRKVARVRLTNGLEVTAYIPGEGHNLQEHSVVMIRGGRVKDLPGVRYHIVRGTLDTAGVADRRQGRSKYGAKRPK, from the coding sequence ATGCCCACGATTAACCAACTGGTCAGGAAGCAGCGCGAGCTGCAGGTCAAGCGCAAGAAGACCCCCGCGCTGCAGGCTTGTCCGCAGCGTCGCGGCGTCTGTACCCGCGTTTATACGACCACACCCAAGAAGCCTAACTCGGCCTTGCGTAAGGTCGCGCGCGTGCGTCTCACCAATGGCCTCGAGGTGACAGCCTACATCCCCGGCGAGGGACACAACTTGCAGGAGCACTCCGTGGTCATGATCCGCGGAGGCCGAGTCAAGGACCTTCCCGGTGTCCGCTATCACATCGTGCGCGGCACTCTTGATACCGCCGGCGTTGCAGATCGTCGCCAGGGCCGCTCCAAGTACGGCGCCAAGCGGCCCAAGTAA